The DNA segment TAAACTCCGATAAGACTCgaaattttaaatcatgttatacaTTATGGTTAATTTTAGATATTTATGAAAAGTTGGTGACAGTAAAATAAACATTTGTGTTATGGCTGCAACAAAGTGGAACTCAAAGGATAAATGGAGAGATTTGGAGCTATAATTGTGTCTTTCAGAATTCTGTATAACCAAATTATTAGCCTTTTATTTGGAGAATGTTGAGGAAATATTGAATAAAATGGTTACTAGAATGAGTTCCAATGAttgtttatgaaagaaaatatgtAAAAATAATTCCATCATGATTGATAGATTTTAGTAGTTAAGACAAGCCACTATAATGTAATATCAACTAATTTAAATAATCTGAATGGTATTGACATTACATACAATGGTGAGATAATATCCACCATGATTTGGTAGTTGATTCCTAATAGTTGGGACACAGTGATTTGTTGTTATTGTAGATATATATGCTCATGCACTAGTCATTCCAGTTGCTTGTTATTTCCAAGAGTGAGCTTATGAATTCAACCAAGAATCTATTTTTCCTTGGATCCAGTGTTAAGTTACTGTAATCATGTATTGCTTTTGAAGGGATGGAAACATTCGATGGAGATGTCTAAGCAAAAAGATGATCAGTGGGCACTATTTGCCAAGTCATTTCTTGACAGAACCCGTCTAGCTCTATCAAGCAAGGCAGAATATTACCATCAAATTTTGCAACCTTCAGCTGAATATCTTGGATCATTGCTTGATGTTGATCCATGGGCGGTATGCAAATTACTCGGAGATTCTTTGAAACATTAACTATGATAAATTACCTTAATAAGGACCTACCTCTACAGGTAAGCATATTCACGGAAGAAATCATACGTGCTGGATCAGCAGCTTCTTTATCTGCACTTCTTCAGCGACTTGACCCTCTTCTTCGGAAAGTTGCACATTTAGGAAGGTTGTTCAAAAGTTTCATAGTTATTTTTATGTAGTAATATGAGGGTTGTCTGGTCATCTAAAGTTCAactataatatcataagtgaTCTAATCATTTCTAAGCATGTACTTTGATGCCTTTTAGGTTCTTTCTCTTTTATTTCAATTCCATAATTTTTAGCTGGTTGGAACAGCTGGCAGGTCATAAGCCCTGTTGAAGTTGCTGGATATGTTGAAGTCGTAGAAGAATTGCTTGCTGTCCAGAATAAATCATATACACAATCAACAATTTTGGTTGCAAAACATGTAAGGGGAGAAGAGGAAATACCAGATGGCACAGTCGCTGTTCTAACACCTGATATGCCAGATGTTCTATCTCATGTCTCTGTGCGAGCTAGAAATAGCAAGGTCCTGATTTCATATCAATGCTATGGTTTTCATTCAGAATGAATTTTCATGACTATAGATTACCACTATGCAGGTATGCTTTGCTACCTGCTTTGATGACAATATCCTGGATGAGTTTCGGAGGAATTCGGGAAAGCTCTTTCATCTAAAGCCCGCGTCTGATGATATTGTATATAGGTAATCTTTAAAGACAATAAAACAATTAAATTTTGCGAACCACTTGTGAAGTACTAGAAATACATGACTTCCTTGATACTATAATCACTGTTGTCTGTTTGCCTCATTTAGTGAAATAGAAAAAACTGAACCTGAAGATGTGGGTCCAGTTCAAGCTGGAGATGAGCAAGCACCGCCATCGGTGACATTGGTTAGGAAGCACTTCAGTGGCAAGTATGCCATATCAGCTGAAGAATTTACCAATGAAATGGTTTGTGCTAAAATACATATTTAGcattttttgttcttgttttatCAAAGTCACTCTGGTTCCTATAAGGTGAAACTAGAAATCACCTTAAATGTTTGACTTCATTTGCTACTTCTAAAAAAACCCTTGTATTTTATTCATTCAACAAGTTGTAATTGTATTTTTTACCCTTAGGTTGGTGCTAAATCGCGGAATATTTCATATCTAAAAGGAAAGGTTCCTTCATGGGTGGGCATTCCCACATCAGTCGCTCTACCATTTGGAGTTTTTGAGGAAGTTCTGTCAAATGACATAAACAAGGTGCTTGTTACGTTTAAGCATATCTGCTCTATCATTTAGTCgtgaattttcattttaattgttTTTTATGGCACGGCCAGGATCTCCTGTAGCCcattgtatgtatatatatattctctaagTTGGGCAATCATATACAGAAATGTATTATGAAATATTATTATTGAGGTGAAAACTCCCTATACATTGAGATGGACatatttatgtatatatattcGGATATGTTCATATGGAAAGAAAATGCACAACTATTTGGGATTTGAAAGCCTATACTTCACTGTGATCCTAATGAAAAGCTCGTATTCTTGCCAAAATGGTCAgaaattattgttttttttttggctCCCTCCAGATGAAGAAATACAACCTAGTCTAGAACTCCTACGTGTTTGGGGTGGTGTTGACATGTCTTGGTGATTTGATTATTTATTATCTAGAAATTTCATTGAATGTTAGGTTCTTTTTATACTTCTATAAAATCATTATTAATTGTA comes from the Zingiber officinale cultivar Zhangliang unplaced genomic scaffold, Zo_v1.1 ctg192, whole genome shotgun sequence genome and includes:
- the LOC122036675 gene encoding alpha-glucan water dikinase, chloroplastic-like, producing the protein IQPRIYFSLDPVLSYCNHVLLLKGWKHSMEMSKQKDDQWALFAKSFLDRTRLALSSKAEYYHQILQPSAEYLGSLLDVDPWAVSIFTEEIIRAGSAASLSALLQRLDPLLRKVAHLGSWQVISPVEVAGYVEVVEELLAVQNKSYTQSTILVAKHVRGEEEIPDGTVAVLTPDMPDVLSHVSVRARNSKVCFATCFDDNILDEFRRNSGKLFHLKPASDDIVYSEIEKTEPEDVGPVQAGDEQAPPSVTLVRKHFSGKYAISAEEFTNEMVGAKSRNISYLKGKVPSWVGIPTSVALPFGVFEEVLSNDINKEIVSQLQLLKEKLAIGEFDALLNIRKMILQLASPIELVQELKGKMQASGMPWPGDEGEHRWELAWMAIKRVWASKWNERAYFSTRKVKLDHDYLCMAVLVQEIISADYAFVIHTTNPSSGDSSEIYAEVVKGLGETLVGAYPGRALSFVCNKDDLNSPKVLGFPSKPIGLFIKQSIIFRSDSNGEDLEGYAGAGLYDSVPMDEEEKVVLDYVADPLIMDKNFRNSLLSSIARAGYAIEELYGSPQDIEGVVKDGKIFVVQTRPQM